A genomic region of Zygotorulaspora mrakii chromosome 7, complete sequence contains the following coding sequences:
- the TPH3 gene encoding Tph3p (similar to Saccharomyces cerevisiae YJL016W; ancestral locus Anc_5.164), with product MGILSTIRTSVSSPHQIPIFRQKESVNDFLSLDATSESLMPSYVVNSIPEDTLTVTNPLMVLLQAQSNKRYYEWNFNAASDVVWHVSSKETLETYVVVERLILVGAELIIEGNDFGMYRVGLVDEFDSIGTSVVQTEGQTLSVNDGALSLACTSRDWVKVLEKLCLLSIFEHYSIYKSLSGAIISSYGLKMSDMHVILDSSFNFKDWCEIYLEGEGWVKVWCHIDKVSKNSTSNDNRSGHCQIKFYKNEKSKSSRNLLCFIPDCAYVQDIFFYKDCQKENSYATKSSALDFLKSINTLKVIGDVSFPSEGYSRKHRSSSISNMSFFSKGENRTRSSSSSSINSSTSPNQSPVRSSARSPQLRMFSPSKRHQRTSSQISVDSVYSTHKDLDNCTISSKGLLIRPISHNGVIHLQTMIRFAIPMMDCVRKYGRPKRFKTDRTDPDSLMFGQPKLPSIDYFAAEELQVLLHPETNIECTTPSESSAVALNWLSDSLAKRMLENHTRSDNLTYRTLADVRRQNSERCSLDQMKSESVTTNSSPIV from the coding sequence ATGGGTATACTTAGTACTATAAGGACCTCGGTTTCTTCTCCACATCAAATACCGATATTCAGGCAAAAAGAATCGGTGAATGATTTTCTGAGCTTGGATGCGACTTCAGAGTCATTAATGCCTTCTTACGTCGTAAACAGCATTCCAGAAGATACGTTAACCGTAACAAATCCGTTGATGGTGCTTCTGCAGGCCCAATCTAACAAAAGATACTACGAATGGAATTTCAATGCTGCTTCTGATGTAGTGTGGCATGTTTCCTCCAAGGAAACCTTGGAAACATATGTCGTTGTGGAAAGGTTAATATTGGTAGGCGCTGAATTGATCATAGAAGGCAACGATTTTGGAATGTACAGGGTTGGTCTCGTAGATGAGTTTGATAGCATTGGTACATCTGTAGTCCAGACGGAGGGCCAAACATTGAGTGTAAATGACGGTGCTCTGTCTTTGGCGTGTACTAGTCGGGATTGGGTAAAAGTACTGGAGAAACTCTGTTTGTTATctatttttgaacattaCAGCATTTATAAGTCTTTATCTGGGGCGATTATTTCTAGCTACGGATTAAAAATGTCAGACATGCATGTGATATTGGATTCCTCTTTTAATTTTAAAGATTGGTGTGAGATTTATTTGGAGGGTGAAGGCTGGGTCAAAGTCTGGTGCCATATTGATAAAGTCTCAAAAAATTCCACCTCGAATGATAATAGGAGTGGCCATTGTCAAATAAAATTctataaaaatgaaaagtcGAAATCATCAAGAAATTTGTTGTGTTTTATTCCAGATTGTGCTTACGTTCAGGATATCTTTTTCTACAAAGATTGTCAAAAGGAGAATTCCTACGCCACAAAGTCGTCTGCTTTGGATTTTCTGAAGAGCATAAATACACTGAAGGTCATTGGCGATGTATCATTTCCGTCAGAAGGCTACTCACGCAAGCATAGGTCATCATCGATCTCTAATATGtcctttttttctaaaGGGGAGAATAGAACGAGATCCAGCTCTTCGAGCTCCATCAACAGTTCCACGAGTCCTAATCAAAGTCCAGTAAGAAGCTCGGCTCGCTCACCACAGCTCAGGATGTTCTCGCCATCAAAAAGGCATCAGAGAACTTCTTCTCAAATAAGTGTAGATTCCGTTTACTCCACTCACAAAGATTTGGATAACTGCACTATCAGCTCTAAAGGCTTGCTCATCAGACCCATATCACACAACGGTGTCATTCATCTTCAAACGATGATTCGGTTTGCCATTCCCATGATGGATTGCGTCAGGAAGTACGGTCGTCCAAAGCGTTTCAAAACGGATAGAACTGATCCAGACTCGCTAATGTTTGGTCAACCAAAACTACCCAGCATAGACTATTTTGCCGCCGAGGAGTTACAGGTACTTTTGCATCCAGAGACTAACATAGAATGTACAACCCCAAGTGAGAGTTCAGCTGTTGCATTGAATTGGTTATCTGATAGTCTTGCGAAAAGGATGTTGGAAAACCATACAAGATCTGACAATCTGACGTACAGAACTCTTGCGGATGTGCGTCGGCAAAACAGTGAGCGCTGCTCTCTTGACCAAATGAAGTCTGAATCTGTTACCACAAATAGTTCGCCAATTGTATAA